The genomic interval CGTGTCGAAGCCCGCCCCAACCAGTTGCTGACGACGCTAGGCGCTACCCAAGGCCTGGACCTGGTCGCCCGCTTGCTGATCAAGCCAGGCGACCACGTTTTCGTCGATGAGCCGGGCAACGGCAACCTGATCAAGCTGATCCAGCTGGCGGGCGGGCACGTTGTCGGCATTCGGCGGACCCAGGACGGGCCGGACGTGGAGGAAATGAGAAGCCACCTGGCCAGGCACAAGGTCAAGGCGTTTTTCTGCAACAGCACCTTCCACAACCCCACCGGCAGCAACATCAGCCCGCACAACGCCTTCAGCGTGCTGCGCCTGGCAGTGGAGCACGAGTTCTACGTGGTCGAGGATGATGTATATGGCGACTTCAGCCCTGCCGTGCGCCAGACATTCGCCGAACTGGACAACCTTGACCGGGTCATCTACATCGGCAGTTTTTCCAAATGCCTGTCCGCCTCGTTACGCGTGGGCTTCATCGCCTGCTCGCAAGACCTGATAGAACCCCTCACCCGCCTGAAACTGCTGACCTGCGTAGCCGTGCCTGCGTTTTGCGAGCGATTCGTCAACACCATATTGTCGGATGGCACCTATGCCCGGCATATGAAGGATGTGCAGCAGCGCCTGATACGGCAACAAGTTCAGACCCAACGCTTGTTGCTTGAGCGCGGTTGGCAGTTCGAGATCGCGCCGCAAGGGGGCATGTTCCTCTGGGTCTATCACCCGGACCTGCCAGACCTGCAACCTCTGGTACGCAAACTGGAGCAGAACAAGATCCTGCTGATGCCCGGCTCTGCGTTCGCAGTCACCCGTGACTACCGGCGCTATGCGCGCATCAACTGCACGCATTTTTCCGACACGCTGGCAGACCACTTCAACGTTTGAGCCTGCGCAGGTAAATAAACCGACATAGGACCTTGCATGGCGCCTGCGCGCTTACTACCTTAGCGCCTTTCGAAACCCGCCTCGCCTTGCAGGAGCCCTTGTCATGGCCGCCCCCGCCTTTCCTCCCTTACGCCTGCGGTTTGCAACCGCCGCAACGCTGCTCGGTATGCTCGGGCTGGCCGGCTGCCAGACGGGCGGCCACCAGGACAGCGTGCCACCGACCAGCGGCGTGCAGCCACTCAAGGGCCTGGCGCAAAACGTCTCGGTGCGCCGCAACGCGATGGGCGCGCCGCTGATCGAAAGCAGCAGCTTCCATGATGCGCTGTTCAGTCTGGGCTATGTGCACGCCGGCGACCGCATCGAACAGATGGTTGCCATGCGCCTGCTCGCCCAGGGTCGCCTGGCCGAACTGGCCGGCAGCGACGCGCTGGACATCGACCGCCTGATGCGCGCTGCCAACCTCAAGCAGAGCGCCGCCCAGCAATACGCCGACGCATCGCCACGGCTCAAGCGCTTCTTCGAAGTGTATGCACGCGGGGTCAACGCCTACCTGTTCCGCTACCGCGACAAGTTGCCGGCCGGTCTGGCCAACAGTGGCTATCGCCCCGAATACTGGAAGCCTGAGGACTCGGCGCTGATCTTCTGCCTGTACG from Pseudomonas fortuita carries:
- a CDS encoding aminotransferase-like domain-containing protein: MNPCSLHHLLKQRLDAGEWLPGQRMPSIRKLTAAVDFSYHDVVSAYAQLVSEGVLTASPGRGYFVANRTRQTSVIHEPECMAGDPLFRLLQGGQHYTKLGSGWLPPAWRDTELLAKAIRRTARLEQSSLAEYGDIQGYLPMRKQLCVHMKRLTRVEARPNQLLTTLGATQGLDLVARLLIKPGDHVFVDEPGNGNLIKLIQLAGGHVVGIRRTQDGPDVEEMRSHLARHKVKAFFCNSTFHNPTGSNISPHNAFSVLRLAVEHEFYVVEDDVYGDFSPAVRQTFAELDNLDRVIYIGSFSKCLSASLRVGFIACSQDLIEPLTRLKLLTCVAVPAFCERFVNTILSDGTYARHMKDVQQRLIRQQVQTQRLLLERGWQFEIAPQGGMFLWVYHPDLPDLQPLVRKLEQNKILLMPGSAFAVTRDYRRYARINCTHFSDTLADHFNV